GCGGCTTCGAAGGCGTAACCTGGGGACTGGAATTGTGGCATAAGGCAAAAACCTAAATCATAGTCGTCGAGGTAATTGCGTTTGATGTAGGAGATGATGCGATAGGTTTGTTTGCGTGTCGGTGATTGTTGCTACCCAATAATATAAATCGGGTAGTCTCATGATTTTGTTGATATAGGCGGCGGCATCATCGGAATTGCGGACTTTGGCGGTCGCCGATAAATTGAATCCAGCCGGGGAATTTAATATTTCAAGGACAAATAAATTATCCTCCGGCTGAATTAATTGCGGGTTAATCGTTGTGTTATAATTGGTTTGTGAAATGTAACATGATTAATAATTAACGCTGCTGTTGAATTAAATTTTCGTATTATTTTATGCAGAATGTAATCCGATTTTATTTCCTTCACTGTCAGTAAAATGTACATAAATCCATTTTTGCCAATTGCCGTTTTAGGTAAAGTTATTACGCCGCCCGGCTGCAGTAACTCTGTCTAAATTACATTCCAATCCTGCCCCCATTTAAATATACCAAGGCACCTTTTGCAGAAGGTTCATAACCTGCGCCTTTGATGATACATCCACCAATTGCACCTGATTGTAAATCGACAGGAAAAAGGCTGATTGCATACCCATTGCTTCCATAACAGGCATTTCTGCTGCTAAAATTGTTCCCGTAAAATTTTTTGCCTCGGTTGAAATCTAAACAGGAATTTCGAACCAGTTGATTGCGTTGCTCATAACATGATTATTTTAGGTTAAATTAAATTTATTTTCAAGATTTACATTTATAAGTATTAAGTTAATTTATACACGAATAATTTTGTGATAGTAACGATGCAGCGATTCCTAGCCGGATAGTATGGAGGCCGGGGAGGAGGGATTGTTTGATTTAGAAATTGAATTTGTTGATTTGGGTTATTCTTATGCCGCAGCTTACGATTAATACCCGGCCGGAATGGATAGCGGTTGAGATTGTGTGCTGGCTAACGCGGGAAGTTCATGCTTCAAAAAATATTTAAATTGAAGATTGAAGATTTGTTGATTTGGGTATTTTTCAAGAACGAAATTTATGATTGAAAATTGTCGATTTATTTTATAAAACTACTTTTATTGGATGATTTACAATAAGTAATAAATTTTATACCGGAAAGGTAATTAATGCCTTGCGCACACTTTCGCGGAATTCAGAATTTATTGATACCCATGGATAGCATTTTCGTGGTCGAAATATTGGATATTTTCAGTTGCCATATTACCTGCAGAGGTCGTCTGCCGCCATTGGACAACCTCCGGAGCCGCCTTGAGTAGCACCATCGAATCGGGTGCAGCCACTGTTATATGCGGCATCAATTTTTCCGGGCCAGGCATCGGGTGTGGTATGGAGATGTGCACCAAAATCTACTTCACGAAACTTGGGAATTAAATGTGTAAATCAATAATTTATACTTTCAGGATTTGCAACTTCCAATGGTATCGGCAAGCGAAACATATTTAATATTCATGGCAACGAGTTTTTCGACCCATTGCGCTGCAATTTCTGCACTCCACGGATCGCCATACGGATTACAAAACCCATGGAAATATAAAATCATAAGTTTTTTCCGTTATCGTCGCACAACTTTTTATTTCCTGCTGCATTCACACTTTCGGTGATACTGGAATTTATATTACGTTGTGAAATGTTTCAGAAATAGAAATGGAAAACCTAAATGGGTTATTGCCTCATATTTAACAGCATCTTCAGCACCACGCACATTACCAATAATGGCGAGTATTTCGATTTGGCATTTTTTAAATCGAGTTGGGCTAGAACCTCGGCTGTATCAGCCATTTGCGGGATTGCTTTTGGTGAAACAAAACTGCCGAAATCGATGGTATCGAAACCAACTTTAAGGAGTTGATTGATATAAGCCACTTTTTTATCCGTTGGAATAAAATCAGTACAAACCCTGCATGGCATCGCGCAGACATTCAACCAATCGTATGGATTTAGCAGTTGTGGGTGACATGATACAAATTTACTATTTAAATTTTTTGCTTTGGATTTTAGATAGGAACACCATTTTTATTAAAAGCGTTCAATAAAAATTACAATACCACATTTACAATTCGCCTTTCACAATGATTACTTTTTAGGTTCTTTTACCTTCTGTCCATTTAACAACAGCATCCAAAGCAAGCTGGTATTTTATTTCTGCTTCTTCCATATCCAGCGGCAATTCAATGTTTGCGCGCACTTTCCCGTTTATTGAAACCGGATAACTGAAATTACTTTCAGTAAGATAAGTGCCATCAAATTGTGGCCAATTGGTTTGATGAATAGATGTTAGTATATCCGCATTTTCCCATAATTCTTCGGTAATAAATGGTGCAAATGGTGCAATTACAATTAATTTTCGAGCACTTCACGTTTATAACATTTAGCTGCCTGCAATTCATTTACACAAATCATAAAATGCACTCACCGCTGTATTAAAGCTGAGTTTTTCGATATCTTCTCCGGCTTTTTATTTGTTTTATGCAATATTTTTAATTCAGCAGCAGTAGGTGTTTCCATTATTAACTCGAACAATTCCGTTTTCATCGATAAATAATCGCCACAGCTTGCGCAAAAATCCCTGCACTCGGTACCACCTTGGTATCCCAAGTTTTGGCATCGAGCGGACCTAAAAACATTTTCATACATGCGGAAACAATCTGCACCGTATTCGTTGATTACGTCATCGGGATTTACAGTATTGTGTTTTGATTTCGACATTTTTTCGGCTTCGCTGCCACAAAAATATTTTCCATCTTCCAAAATAAATTCTGCATCTCTAAAATCGGCTCTCCATGTTTTAAATTTTTCGATATCGAGCACATCATCTTTCACAAGTTTGGTATCAACACGTAATTCAGTTACTTCGTAATTTTGTTTTTGCGATTTGGTAACAAATAAATTTGTTCCGCTCACCCGATAAACAATTTTCGAAACACCCTGAATCATTCCCTGATTTACCAATCGTTTATACGGTTCATCTTTAGGCACAAAATTTAAATCGTATAAAAATTTATTCCACATACAGGAATACAATAAATGGCCAACGGCATGTTCAGTTCCGCCAATATAAAAATCGACATCCTGCCAATAATCTATTTTCGCTTTTGAGGCAAATTCACCGTTATTATCTACATCCATATACCGATAAAAATACCAACTGGAGCCCGCATAACCCGGCATGGTGTCGGTTTCACGGGTTTTTGCCGGAGCGAAATTTACCCATTCGGTAATACCTGACAATGGTGATTTTGCAGCGCCTGCAGGTTTATAACTTTCCACTTGTGGCAACAATAACGGCAATTCGTTTTCATCGAGTAATTGAGCAATACCATTTTCATAATAAATTGGAAATGGTTCGCCCCAATAACGCTGGCGAGAAAATCCGGCATCGCGCAAACGATAATTTACTCTGCGTTTACCTTTATGCTGATTTTCTATTTCGCTCAATATTTTATTAATCGCATCTTTTACTTCCATTCCGTTTAAAATTCGGAATTTATCATCGCCAATTTATCTTCACGCGAAACATTCGGATAAGCAGATTGATCAACCACCGAAATTATTTCGATGCCAAATTTTCTGCAAACGCAAAATCGCGATCATCGTTACTTAGCACTGCCATAATTGCCCGGTTCCATATCCTGCTAAAACATATTCTGCGATATAAATCGGAATATTTTTTCCATTAAAACGGATTCACTGCGTATGCACGGTAAATTCGCAAGTTACTTTTTAACTTCACTAATTCTATCGCGTTCACTTCTGCTTTTTACATATTAATATATTCTTCAATTGCGATACGTTGTTCTGCTGTAGTAATTGCATTTACCAAATCATGTTCCGGTGCCAACACCATAAATGTTGCACCAAAAATGGTGTCGGGACGCGTAGTAAATATTTCAACAATTTTATAGGAACCGCAACATTAAATTGCACTAATGCACCTTCACTTTTACCAATCCAGTTGCGTTGCATTTCTTTCATACTTTCACTGAAATCCACACGGTTAAGGCCTTCCAGCAAACGGTCGGCAAATTCGGTAATGCGCAAAAACCACTGACGCATTTTTATTTTTTCTACCGGATGCCCTCCCCTTTCGCTGACACCATCTTTAACTTCATCGTTGGCAAGTACGGTACCTAACATTTCGCACCACCAGATATCGGCATAATCGAGATAAGCCAAACGGAATTGCATTAATAATTTTTCGCGGTCAGCTTTATCATAATTTTTCCA
This portion of the Bacteroidota bacterium genome encodes:
- a CDS encoding class I tRNA ligase family protein; translation: MVIAPFAPFITEELWENADILTSIHQTNWPQFDGTYLTESNFSYPVSINGKVRANIELPLDMEEAEIKYQLALDAVVKWTEGKRT
- a CDS encoding class I tRNA ligase family protein, giving the protein MEVKDAINKILSEIENQHKGKRRVNYRLRDAGFSRQRYWGEPFPIYYENGIAQLLDENELPLLLPQVESYKPAGAAKSPLSGITEWVNFAPAKTRETDTMPGYAGSSWYFYRYMDVDNNGEFASKAKIDYWQDVDFYIGGTEHAVGHLLYSCMWNKFLYDLNFVPKDEPYKRLVNQGMIQGVSKIVYRVSGTNLFVTKSQKQNYEVTELRVDTKLVKDDVLDIEKFKTWRADFRDAEFILEDGKYFCGSEAEKMSKSKHNTVNPDDVINEYGADCFRMYENVFRSARCQNLGYQGGTECRDFCASCGDYLSMKTELFELIMETPTAAELKILHKTNKKPEKISKNSALIQR